Proteins encoded together in one Synechococcus sp. BL107 window:
- a CDS encoding Crp/Fnr family transcriptional regulator, with amino-acid sequence MVFTPNSANDFLGDLENSYQRRNIVHFIAGSSIPLLPDHVWIVVRGMIKLSCLNEQGEDTLLGILGPNQCFGEPFTDLELCESKTLSDCDLLCISMDEITSTPHLSANLMHCLINRYRQSESFIALLGLRGVQNRVCGLLELLVQDYGQPCDQGLLLTLRITHQEIANALSTTRVTVTRVMGILKDQGWLLHDKDQRIIVKHLPKRKF; translated from the coding sequence ATGGTTTTCACTCCAAACAGCGCGAATGACTTTCTTGGCGATTTAGAAAATAGTTATCAACGTCGAAATATTGTCCATTTTATAGCTGGTTCCTCAATCCCTTTGTTGCCTGATCATGTTTGGATCGTTGTCCGAGGAATGATCAAGTTGAGTTGTCTCAATGAGCAGGGTGAAGACACTCTGCTTGGGATATTGGGTCCTAATCAGTGCTTTGGCGAACCATTCACAGATCTCGAACTTTGTGAGTCCAAGACCTTGAGCGATTGCGATCTGTTGTGCATATCAATGGACGAAATTACATCGACTCCTCATTTGAGTGCCAACTTGATGCATTGTCTGATCAATCGGTACCGTCAATCAGAATCTTTTATTGCCCTGTTGGGTCTGCGGGGAGTACAAAATCGTGTTTGTGGTCTTCTTGAATTGCTTGTTCAAGATTACGGCCAACCCTGTGACCAGGGACTCCTGCTGACGCTTCGAATCACGCATCAGGAAATTGCTAATGCTCTTAGCACCACTCGCGTGACAGTGACGAGGGTGATGGGTATTCTCAAAGATCAGGGTTGGTTGCTACACGATAAAGACCAAAGAATTATTGTGAAACATTTACCCAAAAGAAAATTTTAA
- a CDS encoding response regulator transcription factor produces MTTNFFDISDNPRVLVLEQNNATQDSLCDVLNDEGFITTAANAKNARDLLKQDAYELIILDRKTKGLNCFDLCRELRMNNIQSIILIINDENVESDCVLGLEVGADDYLVKPFGNREFVARCRAMLRRHPLSRSLLDKFECCDLELIPEECRATRGGKDLKLSPKEYKLLELFIQNPKRVWSRDDLIDQIWGVDYIGDRKTVDVHIRWLREKIEANPSDPTKLSTVRGFGYRFC; encoded by the coding sequence ATGACCACGAACTTTTTCGACATTTCTGATAATCCTCGCGTACTGGTCCTGGAACAAAACAACGCAACACAAGATTCACTGTGCGACGTACTTAACGATGAAGGCTTTATAACCACAGCTGCGAATGCTAAAAATGCTAGAGATTTATTAAAACAAGACGCTTATGAGCTAATCATTTTAGATCGAAAAACAAAAGGACTGAACTGCTTCGATCTATGCAGGGAGCTTAGGATGAATAATATTCAATCCATCATTCTTATTATCAATGATGAGAATGTAGAGTCCGATTGCGTTTTAGGCCTTGAGGTGGGAGCCGACGACTATCTCGTTAAGCCATTTGGCAATCGGGAATTCGTTGCACGCTGTCGAGCCATGTTGCGCAGACACCCCTTGAGTCGATCCTTACTGGACAAATTTGAATGCTGCGATCTGGAACTTATTCCTGAGGAATGTAGGGCTACCAGAGGTGGTAAAGACCTCAAACTGTCACCCAAAGAATATAAGCTCTTGGAATTATTTATTCAGAATCCTAAACGAGTTTGGAGCAGGGATGATTTAATTGACCAAATCTGGGGAGTTGATTACATTGGCGACAGAAAAACAGTCGACGTACATATTCGCTGGTTACGTGAAAAGATTGAAGCCAATCCTTCAGATCCGACCAAGTTATCAACGGTACGGGGATTTGGATATCGCTTTTGCTAA
- a CDS encoding iron uptake porin: MKLFQQMLVAPATLGLLASGANAAELNINGVSDYAASADQVTSVTQFSDVYPTDWAYQALSNLVEQYGCVAGYPNGTFRGNRAMTRYEAAALLNACLDRITEVTDELRRLLEEFETELAILRGRVDGLEARVGELEATQFSTTTKLKAKSVWVMGGTQATGDNYKAESKKSEGQRSAYNAEYGAFSLSYDLRLGLKTSFTGKDLLYTRMRAGNMGDDSVWDGNGVGLNKLDTAAPGGNLVEIDRLYYRFPLGEGFTVQAGPLTRNTEMMGYKATAYAKGGQKVLDFFGGSLGVPGVWNKETGGGFGLMYSNKKNVDKGDAYFTVAANYVADSGEANDSNPNAGGFMTDNSEGNITSQLAYGNKQWGLAAGYRYGQCGAKFRTGTEYASSGKWGTPCTVTNKNGEDVRTNADSHSWSLNAFWRPEDSGWMPSVSAGVGASYLNGNSAWENNTSKREMASWMVGLTWNDVFMEGNALGAAVGQPQFVTEVDNNGGDNLDDSNYAMELWYKFQVTDNISVTPAVYWLSRPYGDDTQNFKGNDKSLGVFGGLIQTTFKF; encoded by the coding sequence ATGAAGCTTTTCCAGCAAATGCTGGTGGCTCCTGCCACCCTGGGCCTTCTGGCCTCCGGCGCCAATGCCGCCGAGCTCAACATCAACGGCGTTTCTGACTACGCGGCTTCTGCCGATCAAGTCACCAGCGTTACCCAATTCTCCGACGTTTACCCAACTGACTGGGCCTATCAGGCGCTCAGCAACTTGGTTGAGCAGTACGGCTGCGTCGCTGGTTACCCCAACGGCACCTTCCGCGGCAACCGGGCGATGACCCGTTACGAGGCTGCAGCACTGCTGAACGCATGTCTCGACCGCATCACTGAAGTCACCGACGAACTGCGTCGCCTTCTTGAAGAATTCGAAACCGAGCTCGCCATCCTCCGCGGACGCGTTGACGGCCTCGAAGCTCGTGTTGGCGAACTGGAAGCAACCCAGTTCTCCACCACCACCAAGCTCAAGGCAAAATCTGTCTGGGTCATGGGTGGCACGCAAGCCACGGGAGACAATTACAAAGCAGAGAGCAAAAAATCGGAAGGTCAGCGGTCGGCCTACAACGCTGAGTACGGAGCTTTCTCCCTCAGCTACGACCTGCGCCTTGGCCTGAAGACCTCCTTCACTGGCAAGGATCTGCTGTACACCCGCATGCGCGCGGGCAACATGGGCGACGACAGTGTTTGGGACGGCAACGGCGTTGGCTTGAACAAGCTCGACACGGCAGCCCCCGGCGGCAACCTTGTTGAAATTGATCGTCTGTATTACCGCTTCCCACTCGGCGAAGGCTTCACGGTGCAGGCGGGTCCGTTAACTCGTAACACCGAGATGATGGGCTACAAGGCGACGGCCTACGCCAAAGGCGGTCAGAAGGTCTTGGACTTCTTCGGAGGATCCTTGGGTGTCCCTGGCGTTTGGAACAAAGAGACCGGCGGCGGCTTCGGTCTGATGTATTCCAACAAGAAGAATGTCGACAAAGGCGACGCCTACTTCACCGTCGCAGCGAACTACGTTGCTGACTCAGGCGAAGCGAATGACAGCAACCCCAACGCGGGCGGCTTCATGACCGACAACTCCGAGGGCAACATCACCTCACAACTTGCCTATGGCAACAAGCAGTGGGGTCTGGCAGCCGGTTACCGCTATGGGCAGTGTGGAGCCAAGTTCCGCACCGGCACTGAGTATGCGTCTTCCGGCAAGTGGGGCACGCCCTGCACCGTCACCAACAAAAACGGTGAGGACGTTCGTACGAATGCAGACAGCCACAGCTGGTCTTTGAATGCCTTCTGGCGTCCTGAAGACTCTGGTTGGATGCCTTCAGTCAGTGCAGGCGTGGGTGCGTCTTACTTGAACGGCAACTCGGCCTGGGAAAACAACACCAGCAAGCGCGAGATGGCGAGCTGGATGGTGGGCCTTACCTGGAACGATGTGTTCATGGAAGGGAACGCCCTTGGCGCCGCAGTTGGTCAACCTCAGTTCGTGACTGAAGTCGACAACAATGGCGGTGACAACCTCGACGATTCGAACTACGCGATGGAGCTTTGGTACAAGTTCCAAGTCACCGATAACATCTCTGTGACGCCCGCGGTGTATTGGTTGTCTCGCCCCTATGGCGACGACACCCAGAACTTCAAAGGGAACGACAAGTCCCTGGGAGTTTTCGGTGGCTTAATTCAAACCACCTTCAAGTTCTGA
- the msrA gene encoding peptide-methionine (S)-S-oxide reductase MsrA, with amino-acid sequence MLPSWLSSGGSDEQQKAAIHAVLGTALRAPLMDDQEEAVFACGCFWGAEKGFWRLPGVVSTAVGYAGGTVENPSYNQVCSGRTGHTEVVRVVWSTPAIDFSDLLKLFWECHDPTQGNRQGNDTGSQYRSAIYTTTEQQLLLANASKEAYQGELNQRGFGPITTEILADQQFFFAEEYHQQYLAKPGSRPYCSAMPTQALLADFSGATYKLPNKVWENYDWSIQHCVLRGDNSPIPKH; translated from the coding sequence ATGCTTCCCTCTTGGCTGTCTTCTGGTGGCAGTGACGAGCAACAAAAGGCTGCCATCCACGCGGTGTTGGGGACAGCTCTACGGGCTCCATTAATGGATGACCAAGAAGAAGCGGTGTTTGCCTGTGGATGTTTTTGGGGAGCCGAAAAGGGCTTTTGGCGCTTACCAGGTGTGGTGAGTACTGCCGTGGGCTATGCCGGCGGAACCGTTGAGAATCCTTCCTACAACCAGGTGTGTTCAGGTCGGACTGGCCACACGGAAGTCGTCCGGGTGGTTTGGAGCACGCCAGCGATCGATTTCAGCGATCTTTTGAAATTGTTTTGGGAATGCCATGACCCAACCCAAGGCAACCGCCAGGGCAACGACACGGGCAGCCAATACCGCTCAGCGATTTACACCACAACAGAGCAGCAATTGCTCCTCGCCAATGCGAGCAAAGAGGCTTACCAAGGTGAATTGAACCAGCGTGGTTTCGGACCGATCACCACCGAAATCTTGGCGGATCAACAGTTTTTCTTTGCCGAGGAGTACCACCAGCAGTACCTCGCCAAACCAGGCAGCCGCCCCTATTGCTCAGCCATGCCGACCCAGGCATTGCTAGCGGATTTTTCTGGCGCCACCTACAAACTTCCAAACAAAGTTTGGGAGAACTACGACTGGAGCATTCAGCACTGCGTTCTTCGCGGCGACAACAGCCCAATCCCGAAGCACTAA
- a CDS encoding ABC transporter ATP-binding protein, with product MAAFRLDLIGRYLRPHRKTVVIGAIALVLVNFLRVTIPLEVRNVVDELQQGFSYTGILRQAGWIVVLTSTMAVIRLISRQLVFGIGRQVEVDLRQRLFEHMLRQEPNWVQTTGSGEVISRATSDVENIRRLLGFAILSLTNTLLAYAMTLPAMLAIDPKLTLAAVGLYPLMLGTVRLFGGRMMRQQRAQQQELAGLSNLIQEDLSGIGAIKIYGQEASEQDAFSGRNRRYRDSAIRLARTRSTLFPLLEGISSISLLLLLAIGSGQLESGTLSIGGLVALIIYVEQLVFPTALLGFTLNTFQTGQVSLERVEELLQREPAIQDRTSTISITKQEHEPRGRFEARNLRVRYDGADRDTLNGLTFTIEPGELVAVVGAVGCGKTTLARAFGRMVPVAEGELFLDGVDITDLALQELRHDVAIVPQEGFLFTSTLADNLRYGEPEADTAQVETAATQARLADDIKGFPDGYKTIVGERGITLSGGQRQRTALGRALLVDAPVLVLDDALASVDNNTAAAILDSIRAQDGRTIVMISHQLSAAAACDRILVMDNGQIVQQGHHNELIQIAGVYRRLWEREQAVEELDAMAS from the coding sequence ATGGCCGCATTCCGTCTTGATCTGATCGGCCGTTATTTACGACCCCATCGAAAAACGGTGGTGATCGGAGCCATCGCGCTCGTTCTGGTCAATTTCCTCAGAGTCACCATTCCGCTTGAGGTTCGTAACGTCGTTGACGAGTTACAGCAGGGGTTTTCATACACAGGAATCCTTCGGCAAGCGGGTTGGATCGTGGTGCTCACCAGCACGATGGCGGTGATTCGATTGATCTCACGCCAGCTGGTGTTTGGGATTGGTCGCCAGGTGGAAGTGGATCTCCGACAACGTTTGTTTGAACACATGTTGCGGCAGGAGCCGAACTGGGTTCAAACCACCGGTAGCGGCGAAGTGATCAGCCGGGCCACCAGCGATGTTGAAAACATTCGCCGATTGCTTGGATTCGCCATTCTCAGCCTCACCAACACGCTTTTGGCTTACGCCATGACATTGCCGGCGATGCTGGCGATTGATCCAAAACTCACCCTGGCTGCTGTAGGGCTTTACCCCCTGATGCTTGGCACGGTGCGCTTGTTTGGTGGTCGGATGATGCGCCAACAGCGGGCTCAACAACAAGAACTTGCGGGGTTAAGCAACCTGATTCAGGAGGATTTATCCGGGATCGGTGCGATCAAAATTTATGGACAAGAAGCATCAGAACAGGATGCATTTTCGGGGCGAAACCGGCGCTATCGCGACAGTGCGATCCGCCTCGCACGGACCCGCAGCACACTCTTCCCGCTGCTGGAGGGAATCTCATCGATTTCGCTGCTGCTGCTGCTCGCCATCGGTAGCGGCCAACTCGAGTCAGGAACGCTCAGCATTGGCGGTTTGGTGGCTCTGATCATTTATGTGGAGCAATTGGTCTTCCCCACAGCGCTGTTGGGATTCACGCTCAACACCTTTCAAACCGGACAAGTGAGTCTTGAACGCGTGGAAGAACTTCTCCAACGCGAACCAGCGATCCAGGATCGAACCTCCACAATTTCTATTACCAAGCAGGAGCATGAGCCCCGCGGCCGATTCGAAGCTCGCAATCTCAGAGTTCGCTACGACGGGGCTGATCGCGACACCCTCAACGGACTGACGTTCACGATCGAACCCGGCGAGTTGGTGGCGGTGGTTGGCGCTGTTGGCTGTGGGAAGACAACCCTGGCCAGGGCCTTCGGACGGATGGTGCCTGTGGCGGAAGGAGAACTCTTCCTCGATGGAGTCGACATCACCGATCTCGCCCTACAGGAGCTACGCCACGACGTGGCCATCGTTCCCCAAGAGGGATTTCTGTTCACGAGCACCCTGGCGGACAACCTCCGTTACGGGGAGCCGGAGGCCGACACGGCTCAAGTGGAAACGGCAGCAACTCAAGCACGATTGGCTGACGACATCAAAGGCTTCCCCGACGGCTACAAGACGATCGTGGGAGAACGGGGAATCACGTTGAGTGGAGGGCAACGCCAACGCACGGCCCTCGGTCGCGCCCTCCTGGTGGATGCCCCAGTTCTGGTGCTGGATGATGCCCTCGCCAGCGTGGACAACAACACGGCCGCAGCGATTCTCGACTCCATTCGTGCGCAAGATGGGCGCACAATTGTGATGATCAGTCACCAACTCTCAGCAGCAGCTGCTTGCGATCGGATTCTGGTGATGGACAACGGTCAAATCGTTCAACAAGGACACCACAACGAGCTGATTCAGATCGCTGGTGTCTATCGCCGTCTTTGGGAACGAGAGCAAGCAGTGGAAGAGCTCGACGCGATGGCTTCTTAA
- the trpD gene encoding anthranilate phosphoribosyltransferase: MAELPSTISWPQRLEQLLQGQDLSATAAASLMQAWLAEELSPVQTGAFLAGLRAKGIVADELAAMASVLRGACPLPCDRPDLAMVDTCGTGGDGADTFNISTAVAFTAAALGVNVAKHGNRSASGKVGSADVLEGLGLNLKAPLTSVVDAISTTGVTFLFAPAWHPALVNLAPLRRSLGVRTVFNLLGPLVNPLQPQAQVLGVARADLLDPMAGALHQLRLDRAVVVHGAGGLDEASLAGANELRMIEAGQPIATRLVSPDDLGLAAAPLEALRGGDLADNQRILENVLKGQATVAQMDVVAFNTALVLWVAGVELDLKTAARRASDTLREGLPWQKLQGLQRVLSHENGQ, encoded by the coding sequence ATGGCTGAACTGCCCTCCACGATTTCTTGGCCCCAGCGTCTTGAGCAGCTCCTGCAGGGGCAGGATCTATCGGCGACTGCGGCGGCGTCGTTGATGCAAGCGTGGTTGGCGGAGGAGTTATCACCTGTTCAAACAGGTGCCTTCCTCGCCGGTTTGCGTGCCAAAGGGATAGTGGCCGATGAACTGGCCGCCATGGCCTCTGTGTTGCGTGGGGCTTGCCCACTACCCTGCGACCGCCCCGATTTAGCGATGGTGGATACGTGTGGCACCGGCGGAGACGGTGCTGACACCTTCAACATCTCCACGGCCGTGGCGTTCACGGCTGCCGCCCTTGGTGTGAATGTGGCCAAGCATGGCAATCGCAGTGCGAGCGGCAAAGTGGGCTCAGCAGATGTGTTGGAAGGGTTAGGCCTCAACCTCAAAGCACCTCTCACCTCCGTTGTGGATGCCATCTCCACAACGGGAGTCACCTTTTTATTTGCACCGGCGTGGCATCCAGCCCTGGTGAACCTGGCTCCCCTACGTCGCAGTCTTGGCGTTCGCACCGTGTTCAACCTGTTGGGCCCACTGGTGAACCCTCTACAACCTCAGGCCCAAGTGCTTGGAGTTGCGCGAGCTGATCTACTCGATCCCATGGCTGGAGCCCTCCACCAACTGCGGTTAGATCGTGCCGTTGTGGTGCATGGCGCTGGCGGTTTGGACGAAGCCTCCCTGGCAGGTGCGAACGAACTACGCATGATCGAAGCAGGGCAACCGATTGCAACACGCTTGGTCTCACCCGACGATTTAGGGCTGGCCGCTGCACCGCTCGAGGCATTGCGTGGTGGTGATTTGGCAGACAATCAGCGCATTCTTGAGAACGTCCTGAAGGGCCAGGCCACCGTTGCCCAAATGGATGTTGTGGCCTTCAACACGGCCTTGGTTCTCTGGGTTGCTGGTGTTGAACTCGATCTGAAAACAGCCGCTCGACGGGCGTCAGACACTCTCCGCGAGGGTCTGCCTTGGCAAAAACTTCAAGGCCTTCAACGGGTCTTGTCCCATGAAAATGGACAATGA
- the carA gene encoding glutamine-hydrolyzing carbamoyl-phosphate synthase small subunit, with product MTLSSVPMPGSPSGEAHLVLADGTVLSGIGFGHRGTAVGEVVFTTGMTGYQEVLTDPSYEGQLVTFTYPELGNTGVNADDQEADSPHARGVIARQLAPNFSNWRGQASLESWMDDHQLVGICGVDTRALVRHLRDCGAMNGVICSDGRSPAALLEELRAAPLMEGLNLASRVSTKESYRWTKACRVDFDQRLHNNPNRPFHVVAIDFGIKRAILDRLVAHGCELTVLPANSDVATVRSHQPDGVFLSNGPGDPAAVTQGIALAKDLLQEENLPVFGICLGHQILGLALGGSTFKLAYGHRGLNHPCGTTGQVEITSQNHGFALDANSLASDQIDVTHFNLNDRTVAAIAHREKPIFGVQYHPEASPGPHDADHHFSRFVALMSERRRVGG from the coding sequence ATGACCCTGTCTTCGGTCCCAATGCCTGGTTCCCCGTCCGGCGAAGCGCACCTCGTTCTCGCCGATGGCACGGTTCTGAGTGGCATCGGTTTTGGACACCGCGGAACAGCGGTTGGAGAGGTTGTTTTTACTACCGGGATGACCGGCTACCAGGAGGTCTTGACCGACCCCTCCTATGAAGGTCAGCTGGTGACGTTCACCTATCCCGAGCTGGGTAATACCGGTGTGAATGCCGATGATCAGGAGGCTGACTCTCCTCATGCTCGTGGGGTTATCGCCCGGCAACTAGCACCTAATTTCAGCAATTGGCGTGGCCAGGCTTCCCTTGAATCCTGGATGGATGACCATCAACTAGTGGGTATTTGTGGCGTCGATACGCGCGCCCTTGTTCGCCATCTCCGTGATTGCGGTGCAATGAACGGTGTGATTTGCAGTGATGGCCGCAGCCCGGCTGCGCTGCTTGAAGAACTGCGGGCCGCTCCTTTGATGGAGGGATTGAATCTGGCCAGTCGTGTGTCGACAAAAGAGTCCTATCGCTGGACCAAGGCTTGCCGCGTCGATTTTGATCAGCGCCTACACAACAATCCCAATCGACCATTCCACGTGGTGGCGATCGATTTTGGGATTAAGCGCGCCATTTTGGATCGTCTAGTGGCCCACGGTTGCGAGCTCACGGTGCTGCCAGCGAATAGCGATGTCGCCACGGTTCGTTCCCACCAGCCCGATGGTGTTTTTCTCTCCAATGGTCCGGGTGATCCAGCCGCTGTGACCCAAGGCATTGCCCTGGCTAAGGATCTTCTACAGGAAGAAAATCTTCCAGTGTTTGGAATCTGCCTGGGGCACCAGATCCTTGGTTTGGCCTTGGGGGGCTCCACATTCAAGCTCGCCTATGGCCATCGCGGTTTGAACCATCCCTGCGGGACCACGGGTCAGGTGGAGATCACCAGCCAAAATCACGGGTTCGCTCTCGATGCGAATTCCCTTGCGTCGGATCAGATCGATGTCACCCATTTCAATCTCAACGATCGAACCGTCGCGGCCATCGCCCACCGTGAGAAACCCATCTTTGGCGTTCAATACCACCCAGAGGCAAGCCCTGGGCCCCACGATGCAGACCATCACTTTTCCCGATTCGTGGCGTTGATGTCTGAACGACGTCGAGTGGGTGGTTGA
- a CDS encoding STAS domain-containing protein, with product MPGGLEPISELQRLTVSLRGGFEQKDRCLVFHFTGQLDAYSEKQFSEYASDVLKANKLPALFDLSKIDFVDSSGLGALVQLAKQCTDSKRAFQLVGNTRVAQTIKLVRLEEFLHLVNDVPTALSNLSA from the coding sequence ATGCCCGGGGGGCTTGAACCCATCAGCGAGCTTCAACGACTCACCGTTTCACTTCGCGGCGGTTTTGAACAAAAGGATCGATGTCTGGTGTTTCATTTCACCGGGCAACTCGATGCGTATTCCGAAAAACAATTTTCGGAATACGCCTCTGATGTGTTGAAAGCCAACAAACTTCCTGCATTGTTCGATCTCAGCAAGATCGACTTTGTCGACTCGTCTGGATTGGGTGCTCTGGTTCAGCTTGCAAAGCAGTGCACCGATTCCAAACGTGCCTTTCAACTTGTAGGGAACACCCGCGTCGCGCAAACCATCAAATTGGTGCGCCTTGAGGAGTTCCTTCACCTCGTCAATGATGTGCCGACGGCTCTTAGCAACTTGTCGGCTTGA
- a CDS encoding ribonuclease III domain-containing protein, translated as MSDWIRAQAGRGGADQLGPLQLAWIGDAVWELHQRLRLGARPGRSDALHKAVVAEVRADAQSNLLAWLEQHDLLHDDELDLVRRGRNSAGRGPRRADAAVYGRATGFETMVGWLFLNNPVRLAELLDQLEMAGSNSITPPPTP; from the coding sequence TTGAGCGATTGGATTCGAGCCCAAGCTGGACGCGGTGGAGCTGATCAGCTCGGGCCTCTTCAGCTTGCATGGATTGGGGATGCTGTTTGGGAGCTGCATCAGCGCCTTCGTCTGGGAGCTCGTCCAGGACGCTCCGATGCATTGCATAAGGCTGTCGTCGCCGAGGTTCGCGCTGATGCCCAGTCGAACCTTTTGGCCTGGCTTGAACAACATGATTTGCTTCACGATGACGAGCTTGATCTGGTCCGACGGGGTCGTAATAGTGCGGGGCGTGGTCCGCGGCGAGCGGACGCGGCTGTGTATGGAAGGGCCACAGGGTTTGAGACAATGGTTGGCTGGCTGTTTCTGAACAACCCAGTCCGGCTGGCTGAGCTCCTTGATCAACTGGAGATGGCCGGATCCAATTCGATAACCCCGCCCCCAACTCCATGA
- the rlmB gene encoding 23S rRNA (guanosine(2251)-2'-O)-methyltransferase RlmB, with the protein MSPRIERRSGGPSRDGRQGGSGSGRSSGGRPSSSGYSSRNSDSRSPRGYDDRRPSRERPSGDRPYGNRSSSSRSSTERYSNDRSTNDRFSRDRGPSDRSSSDRPSGDRFSKDRFSSNRSSSNRPQRERPSSYGSSGDRPYGRRDGSSPRPYGQRDQQGSRPYGRREDRREDRSPRFSGRPDDDGKRPYERRDDQGARSSAPNRFRSDRSAQGRFRDRSERSPDRYRSGDERRQSSQRPRFGDSAPRSQRPNLPPEAEASTPPADDLIWGRHASQAALESGRPIHRIWCTPEMRSASKFLQLLREAKASGVLVEEVTWARLAQVTGGSVHQGIALQTAAADTLDLNALIDGCSELGEPPLLLALDGITDPHNLGAVVRSAEAMGAHGLVLPQRRSAGLTGSAAKVAAGAMEHLPVARVVNLNRSLEKLKDSGYRVIGLAAEGDVTLMDVDLDGPLVLVTGSEDQGLSLLTRRHCDQLVRIPLRGITPSLNASVATAMCVYEVARRNWMKDIHGQAPSPPIVRPQVKTQVVSPPVPPVSETPVLETIKAESSKTDPSNVDPSNTELSASDHASEDNASLNRQLSDTGSEHSDVMKTESPQEDSPPLAPTIELDLTGSKPELDLQFDQSIKLSP; encoded by the coding sequence ATGAGCCCTCGCATTGAACGTCGTTCCGGCGGCCCCTCCCGCGATGGTCGCCAGGGAGGGTCTGGCAGTGGTCGCTCGTCTGGAGGACGCCCGTCATCGTCTGGTTATTCCAGCCGGAATTCCGACAGCAGATCGCCGCGGGGATATGACGACCGCCGACCGTCGAGGGAGCGCCCGAGCGGTGATCGTCCTTATGGGAATCGTTCATCCAGCAGTCGCTCATCAACTGAGCGTTATTCGAACGATCGTTCTACGAATGACCGCTTTTCTCGCGATCGCGGCCCTTCCGATCGGTCGTCAAGCGACCGCCCATCGGGTGATCGCTTTTCGAAAGATCGCTTTTCCAGTAATCGTTCGTCTAGTAATCGTCCTCAGAGAGAGCGACCCTCCAGTTACGGTTCATCAGGCGATCGTCCCTACGGACGCCGGGACGGCTCTAGCCCTCGCCCCTACGGCCAAAGGGATCAGCAGGGATCGCGCCCCTATGGACGCCGAGAAGATCGCCGAGAAGATCGTTCTCCGCGCTTTTCAGGTCGCCCTGATGACGATGGCAAGCGTCCCTATGAACGTCGTGATGACCAGGGCGCGCGTTCCTCGGCTCCGAATCGGTTCCGTTCGGATCGCTCGGCCCAAGGACGCTTCCGTGATCGTTCTGAACGATCACCCGATCGATACCGTTCCGGCGATGAACGTCGCCAGTCGTCCCAAAGGCCCCGCTTTGGCGACTCGGCTCCCCGTTCCCAGCGTCCCAATCTGCCGCCCGAGGCTGAAGCCTCGACGCCGCCTGCAGATGATTTGATTTGGGGGCGCCATGCATCCCAGGCAGCCCTTGAATCAGGCCGCCCGATTCACAGGATTTGGTGCACGCCAGAGATGCGCAGTGCTTCCAAATTTCTCCAATTGCTCCGGGAAGCCAAAGCATCGGGTGTGTTGGTGGAAGAAGTCACCTGGGCGAGGCTTGCGCAAGTCACAGGAGGCTCTGTTCACCAGGGCATTGCTCTCCAGACCGCCGCTGCAGACACCCTGGATCTAAACGCCCTCATCGATGGTTGCTCCGAGCTTGGTGAGCCCCCCTTGTTGCTTGCCCTCGATGGGATCACCGATCCCCACAATCTTGGTGCCGTCGTCCGGTCTGCCGAGGCGATGGGGGCCCATGGTCTTGTTCTGCCACAACGTCGGAGTGCAGGTTTAACGGGCTCAGCCGCCAAAGTGGCTGCGGGTGCCATGGAACATCTGCCAGTAGCTCGAGTCGTCAACCTCAATCGCTCCCTTGAGAAGCTCAAGGATTCGGGGTACAGGGTGATCGGCCTCGCCGCCGAGGGAGACGTCACGCTCATGGATGTGGATTTAGATGGTCCGCTCGTCTTGGTGACTGGTTCAGAAGACCAGGGTCTGTCGTTGCTCACCCGGCGCCATTGCGACCAATTGGTGCGGATTCCCTTGCGTGGTATCACCCCCAGCTTGAACGCCTCGGTAGCGACTGCGATGTGTGTGTACGAGGTGGCTCGTCGCAACTGGATGAAGGACATTCATGGCCAGGCTCCGTCGCCGCCGATTGTGCGTCCCCAGGTGAAAACGCAAGTGGTCTCCCCCCCGGTTCCTCCCGTGTCTGAAACGCCCGTGCTCGAAACGATTAAGGCAGAGTCGTCGAAGACAGATCCGTCGAATGTTGATCCTTCGAACACTGAACTATCAGCATCTGACCACGCAAGCGAAGACAACGCATCGCTCAATCGACAGTTGTCCGATACGGGTTCTGAACACTCGGATGTGATGAAAACGGAGTCTCCTCAAGAGGATTCCCCTCCCCTTGCACCCACGATTGAGCTTGATTTGACCGGATCTAAACCTGAACTGGACCTTCAGTTCGATCAGAGCATCAAGCTTTCCCCATAA